Proteins from a single region of Papaver somniferum cultivar HN1 unplaced genomic scaffold, ASM357369v1 unplaced-scaffold_11, whole genome shotgun sequence:
- the LOC113328513 gene encoding L-type lectin-domain containing receptor kinase IX.1-like yields the protein MDLHSSIIFLFILIITTFPNSTNSISFDFPEFSSNDRRINFKGDSVVAGNTIQLTRSSAGYSLAHSVGRATYTEPIQLWNSTTGRLAGFSTHFSFTIIGLNSTSYGDGITFFLSSDASSDPPPSSSDYGGLALFSTGKPGNTSESNTVAVEFDTFKNTWDPSADHVGINVNSIVSVANVSLEKNSMKDGRTANAWVTYNSNTKNLSVYLTYDSDPVFQEQHPILFHIVDLSKVLPRQIMVGFSASMGSGVEIHKIHSWQFNSTFDGADTQRMFQGDSSLPSRASDYSGRRRNFWLGLIIGGGVLSCGLVFAIWLNFKINDQFKKTNSYQRTNTNCEMDDEFEKGTGPKRFSSSELAFATSNFNEEEKLGQGGFGGVYKGMLSDRFVAVKRISKGSQQGKKEYQSEVKVISQLRHRNLVQLIGWCHEKNELILVYEFMPNRSLDKHLYQGRNYVLNWQVRYKIALGLASALVYLHEEWEQCVVHRDIKSSNIMLDSDFNAKLGDFGLARLVDHGKGSKTTVIAGTKGYLAPECMTTGKSSTESDVYSFGIVALEIACGRKPVQSTGELLSEWVWDLYGRGELLEAADKKLRNQYNESEMEQLLVVGLWCTLPDSTSRPSATQVINVLKFGSSLPDLLPMLPRISGMRHVPSMAGFTNTLVGR from the coding sequence ATGGATCTTCATTCTTCAATCATATTCTTATTCATTCTAATCATCACAACATTTCCTAATAGTACTAATTCAATCTCCTTTGACTTCCCGGAATTCTCAAGTAATGATCGAAGAATAAATTTCAAAGGAGATTCGGTAGTAGCTGGTAACACCATCCAACTAACCAGGAGTTCAGCCGGCTACAGTCTTGCACATAGTGTTGGCCGTGCTACATATACAGAACCTATACAGCTTTGGAATTCAACAACCGGAAGGTTGGCCGGTTTCAGCACACACTTCTCTTTCACCATTATAGGTCTAAATAGTACTTCTTATGGTGATGGCATCACTTTCTTTCTATCCAGCGACGCATCTTCCGATCCTCCTCCAAGCTCTTCTGATTATGGAGGTCTTGCACTGTTCAGCACCGGTAAACCAGGAAATACATCGGAAAGTAATACAGTTGCAGTTGAGTTTGACACGTTCAAGAACACATGGGATCCAAGTGCAGATCATGTCGGTATTAACGTTAACTCGATTGTATCCGTGGCGAACGTGTCGTTAGAAAAAAATAGTATGAAGGATGGAAGAACTGCTAATGCTTGGGTAACTTATAATTCGAATACAAAAAATCTAAGTGTTTATCTTACTTATGATAGTGATCCTGtttttcaagagcaacatcctaTTTTGTTTCACATTGTTGATCTAAGCAAGGTTCTACCCAGACAGATAATGGTTGGATTTTCAGCTTCCATGGGAAGCGGAGTCGAAATCCATAAAATTCATTCCTGGCAATTCAATTCCACGTTTGATGGCGCTGATACACAGAGAATGTTCCAGGGAGATTCAAGCTTACCCAGTAGAGCTTCAGACTACAGTGGAAGACGAAGAAATTTCTGGTTGGGTCTTATCATTGGTGGGGGTGTTTTAagttgtgggcttgtatttgcTATCTGGTTAAACTTTAAGATTAATGATCAATTCAAGAAAACAAATTCTTATCAGAGAACGAATACAAATTGCGAAATGGACGATGAATTTGAGAAAGGAACTGGACCAAAGAGGTTTTCATCTAGCGAACTGGCTTTTGCAACTAGTAATTTTAATGAGGAAGAAAAACTTGGGCAAGGAGGATTTGGAGGAGTTTACAAAGGGATGTTGAGTGATAGATTTGTGGCAGTTAAGAGGATTTCGAAAGGATCACAACAAGGAAAAAAAGAGTACCAATCAGAAGTTAAGGTTATTAGCCAGTTGCGGCATAGAAATCTGGTTCAACTTATCGGTTGGTGCCATGAAAAGAATGAATTGATTCTCGTGTATGAGTTCATGCCAAACCGGAGTCTCGATAAGCATCTATATCAAGGGAGAAACTATGTTCTGAATTGGCAAGTTAGGTACAAAATAGCTCTTGGGTTGGCTTCTGCATTGGTATATCTACATGAAGAATGGGAACAATGTGTAGTTCACAGAGATATTAAATCAAGTAATATAATGTTGGATTCTGATTTTAATGCTAAACTCGGGGATTTCGGTTTAGCGAGGCTTGTTGATCATGGGAAAGGATCAAAAACAACAGTCATAGCCGGAACCAAGGGTTACTTAGCACCTGAATGTATGACTACTGGTAAATCAAGTACAGAATCTGATGTTTATAGTTTCGGAATTGTTGCACTTGAGATTGCTTGCGGGAGGAAGCCGGTTCAGTCAACTGGAGAACTGTTATCGGAGTGGGTTTGGGATCTCTATGGAAGAGGCGAGCTTCTTGAAGCAGCTGATAAAAAGTTAAGAAATCAATATAATGAGTCGGAAATGGAACAGTTACTGGTTGTAGGATTATGGTGTACTCTTCCCGATTCTACATCAAGACCTTCAGCCACTCAAGTGATTAATGTTCTTAAGTTTGGATCCTCATTGCCTGATCTTCTACCCATGTTACCGAGGATTTCAGGAATGCGTCATGTTCCGTCTATGGCTGGGTTTACCAATACACTGGTGGGACGATAG